The Candidatus Hydrogenedentota bacterium genomic sequence AGTCTGCCGGCAGGGAAAAATCCGCCAGTTTGGCCTGCACAGCTTCCAATACGCGCTGCTGGTTATAGTCAGGATGGACATCCGCGGAAACCGTCACCGTTCGATTGCGGTCAATACGCTTGATGGAACCCAGCCCCGCCCCCTGCTCGATACGAGCCACCGACGAAAACGGCACACGCCGGCCGTCGATCGAGATGAGATTCATCGTATTGATGTTCGCAAGATTCTCCCGAAACGCTTTCGGAAACCGGACGGTAACGTCGTATTCTTCGTCGCCTTCGCGGAAATCCGCCGCTTTCCTCCCGTTGATTGCGGCCTGCACCGTAAGCCCGATGAGCTGGGTACTGAGGCCCATGCGCCATGCCTCCTGGCGATCCACGACCACCCGCACCTCGGGCTTCCCCTTGTTGTAGTCATCGCGGAGATCGACCAGCCCAGGAACATCCTTAATCTGCTGCTTCACTTCTTGGGCGAGCCGCGCCAGCGTTGGGAAATCGTCGCCGCTGATTTCGACGTTAATGGGAGGCCCGGTCGGAGGCCCCATCTCCATTTGCTCGATCTGTATTTCCGCGCCGCTCAGTCCCTTGATGCTCTCACGCAGTCCACGGAGTATCTCAGACGGCATTTTCTGGCACAATTCGAGTTTCGGGAAGTCGAGCGAGATTCGGCTGATATGGTTGGCTTTCGAACTTCCTGCCCCATGGCTCGAATCCGGCGTTACCCCCAGCGAGCCCACGTTTGCGACCACGCTCTCCATATATGGAGCGTACGGCGCGATCATCTCCTCTATCCGGCGCGTGTAAAGGTTTGAAGTCTCGAGATTCGTCCCTTCCGCGCATTCAATATCTATATAGGCTTGAGGCGGTTCCGTCTCGGGCATGAAAATGGTTTCAGCCGTGCTCAGATAGACGGTAGCGATCGTAACGAGAAGCCCCACCGAGAGCATTACGGTAACAGCACGCCAGCGCAGAGCCGTTCGCAACACTGCCGCGTAAAGCTTCATGAACCGGTGCTCGCGCACGGGACGCGCCTTCTTGCCCGGCGCCGTCATGAAGACACTTGCCAGCGCCGGGTTCACGACGAGACCGTAAAAAAGCGAAGCGAGGAGTGCCACGATAACCGTGTACGGCAGGTAGTACATGAACTCCCCGAAAATTCCCGGCCAAAAGAAAAGCGGCAGGAACGCGGCCACAGTGGTCAGGGTGGAAGTCGTGATGGGCCACGCCACCTCCGCCGTGCCCGCCTTGGCGGCCTCTATCTTCCCGAATCCTTCCTGCCGGTGGCGGTATATGTTCTCAACCACCACAATGCCGTTGTCGACCAGCATTCCGAGGGCAAGGATCAGACTGAACAGCACGACTAGATTCAGCGTAATACCCGCCATATAGAGAACAATGAAAGTGATCAACATGGAAACCGGCATAGCGAGCGCTACTGACACCGCATTGGAAAATCCCAGAAACATGAAGATCACAACAAGGACGAGGATCAGCCCGCTCAGAATGCTGTTCTCGAGCTCCGAAACCATGTCGCGAATGTAATCCGCTTCGTTCCACGTCACCGTTACGGTCAGCCCCTTGGGAAGACCGTCGAGCATCTGGGCGATTTCCGCATTGACCTCGTCCGCGATTTGGATGATGTTCGCCCCCGAGCGTTTGATCACCGTCAATGCAACCGACGGTTCGCCGTTCAGCCGGGAGATGGTTTCAATGTCCTTAAACC encodes the following:
- a CDS encoding efflux RND transporter permease subunit, with protein sequence MIISNVAIKRSTTVLVLLVLILIAGVFSYVRLPRESNPEVVIPYITVNVPYEGVAPEDIESLITIPIERRLAGLSGVKEMKSTSVEGLSFIFLEFEPDIDIDDALQKVRDKVDLAEPDIPEEADDPVIKEINTAEFPIMIMSLSGKLPLSMLDQIAEDIEDRIETIEGVLDVEVIGGVEREIQIEVDPERVAQYGISFGNLISVVAQENVNTPGGTMDLGEAKFLMRTPGEFKNPDDINDLVVKQAPEGTVFLRDVATVHDGFKDIETISRLNGEPSVALTVIKRSGANIIQIADEVNAEIAQMLDGLPKGLTVTVTWNEADYIRDMVSELENSILSGLILVLVVIFMFLGFSNAVSVALAMPVSMLITFIVLYMAGITLNLVVLFSLILALGMLVDNGIVVVENIYRHRQEGFGKIEAAKAGTAEVAWPITTSTLTTVAAFLPLFFWPGIFGEFMYYLPYTVIVALLASLFYGLVVNPALASVFMTAPGKKARPVREHRFMKLYAAVLRTALRWRAVTVMLSVGLLVTIATVYLSTAETIFMPETEPPQAYIDIECAEGTNLETSNLYTRRIEEMIAPYAPYMESVVANVGSLGVTPDSSHGAGSSKANHISRISLDFPKLELCQKMPSEILRGLRESIKGLSGAEIQIEQMEMGPPTGPPINVEISGDDFPTLARLAQEVKQQIKDVPGLVDLRDDYNKGKPEVRVVVDRQEAWRMGLSTQLIGLTVQAAINGRKAADFREGDEEYDVTVRFPKAFRENLANINTMNLISIDGRRVPFSSVARIEQGAGLGSIKRIDRNRTVTVSADVHPDYNQQRVLEAVQAKLADFSLPADYLIDYTGENEDMEETEDFLIQAFVVAVFLIALILISEFNSLTQPFIILTSVILSLAGVFLGLYICRMPFGILMTGVGCISLAGVVVNNAIVLIDYTNQLRERGMSLNEAIVTAGVTRFRPVMLTAVTTVLGLVPMAIGVSFDFRKLTWIVGGETSQWWGSMAVAVIFGLSFATLLTLIVVPTLYSAMAGLSRAVGAAKAEPKRLEHPMPAPEAVKESLAEDQV